In a single window of the Blastopirellula retiformator genome:
- a CDS encoding serine/threonine-protein kinase, whose product MVTLSRLGPFALENRLDRRHDTEIFRAVHLKQHRQAAIQILPARYAADPVGRKQLQARSELLRKLNHPNIVRCYGAGIDESIAFLAMELVEGESFAQYMDDRMSMIWGVVLDIAQQVCAGMEFAHVRGVCHLRLNPCCVLLSGEGLKHPDLPLEVKLTNFWAGVAWRKEPVAEPSLENQLYLAPEQFDPAGNPDARTDIFSLGCIMYRGLSGRVPFPLAEGETDAAKLDRFATPPPRIATLALDCPIWLDRLIMQMIEVDPAKRTASMDAVASALRETRSAVAAGTSSLEHAVVGNAGRNSNIETGVAKEDAKRLLKQKKAKGPAGPIYERPWFLVLCLLLVIGAIGYAFLPMSQQQLFDRGARLMQSEESTDWKIAEETYLLPLLEKYPDSPHAAEAQAYVDKVWIMDAEARLRHKERIGKDYSNDGEEMLADARKLALLGSELDAWSKYDRMVAQLDADSPEERPYYLIAQQELEKLRTEKVVRKREEITSVDKHLGLAEKAVQAGNRDQARLIYRRIISLYDENPQLYDEVQVARQGLETLGTM is encoded by the coding sequence ATGGTAACTCTGTCTCGCCTAGGTCCCTTCGCGCTGGAGAACCGCCTCGACCGTCGCCACGACACCGAGATTTTTCGCGCCGTCCATCTCAAGCAACACCGTCAGGCCGCGATCCAAATCTTGCCGGCTCGGTATGCCGCCGATCCGGTTGGTCGTAAGCAACTGCAAGCGCGCAGCGAACTGCTCCGCAAACTGAACCATCCCAACATCGTCCGCTGTTATGGCGCCGGCATCGACGAGTCGATCGCGTTTTTGGCGATGGAACTGGTCGAAGGGGAATCGTTCGCCCAGTACATGGACGATCGAATGTCGATGATCTGGGGCGTCGTGCTCGATATCGCCCAGCAGGTATGCGCCGGCATGGAGTTCGCGCATGTCCGCGGCGTATGTCATTTGCGTCTCAATCCGTGCTGCGTCTTGCTCTCGGGCGAAGGGCTAAAGCACCCTGATCTGCCGCTGGAAGTAAAACTGACGAACTTCTGGGCTGGCGTCGCCTGGCGAAAAGAACCGGTCGCTGAACCCTCGCTCGAAAATCAACTCTACCTGGCGCCCGAGCAGTTCGACCCCGCGGGGAACCCGGACGCCCGCACCGACATTTTCTCGCTCGGTTGCATCATGTACCGCGGCCTTTCGGGACGCGTCCCGTTTCCGCTAGCCGAAGGGGAAACGGACGCCGCCAAGTTGGATCGCTTTGCGACGCCGCCACCGCGGATCGCGACGCTTGCGCTCGACTGTCCGATCTGGCTCGATCGCTTGATCATGCAAATGATCGAAGTCGATCCAGCCAAACGGACCGCCTCGATGGACGCGGTTGCGTCGGCGCTGCGTGAGACGCGCTCGGCCGTTGCGGCCGGGACCAGCTCGCTGGAACATGCGGTCGTCGGCAACGCCGGACGAAACAGCAATATCGAAACCGGCGTCGCCAAAGAAGACGCCAAGCGGTTGCTGAAGCAGAAAAAAGCGAAAGGCCCGGCCGGTCCGATCTACGAACGGCCGTGGTTTCTCGTGCTTTGTTTGCTGCTGGTGATCGGCGCGATCGGGTATGCGTTTCTGCCGATGTCGCAGCAGCAACTCTTCGACCGGGGCGCCAGGTTGATGCAGTCGGAAGAATCGACCGATTGGAAGATCGCCGAAGAGACCTATCTTTTGCCGCTGCTGGAGAAATATCCCGACAGTCCGCACGCCGCCGAAGCCCAGGCCTACGTCGACAAGGTTTGGATCATGGACGCCGAAGCCCGCTTGCGACACAAAGAGCGGATCGGCAAAGACTACAGCAACGACGGCGAAGAGATGTTGGCCGATGCCCGAAAGCTGGCGTTGCTTGGGAGTGAGCTAGACGCATGGTCCAAATACGACCGAATGGTCGCCCAGCTCGACGCCGACTCGCCGGAAGAGCGCCCGTACTACCTGATTGCCCAGCAAGAGCTGGAGAAGCTGCGAACCGAGAAGGTGGTCCGCAAACGGGAAGAAATCACCTCGGTCGACAAACATCTTGGTCTGGCCGAAAAGGCGGTCCAGGCAGGAAATCGGGATCAGGCCCGCCTGATCTATCGCAGGATTATCTCGCTGTATGACGAGAATCCGCAGCTCTATGATGAAGTCCAGGTCGCCCGGCAAGGCCTGGAGACGCTCGGTACGATGTAA